The genomic segment GTCGTCCGGCGTATTGCGGGCGGAGGGCAAGGTCTGCACGATCACATCGTACTGCTCGGCATCGCGCTTGTAACGGGTCACCACGCGTCCGCCCAGCATGGTCTCGATGGTTTTGGCCACCACCTCGATACTGACGCCCAACTCGGCGGCCTTGACGCGGTCCACTTCGACGCGCAGTTCTGGCTTGTTCAGGCGCAAGTCCACATCAGGCTGCAAAATGCCCGGGTTTTTGGCCACCTCGTCCATCATTTGCCGAGCCACCGCGCTCAGGTTTTGGTAGCTGTCCGAAGTCTGGATCACGAAGTTCAAAGGCCGCTCACGGAAACCCTGGCCCAGCGATGGCGGGGTGATCGGGAAGGCATTCACGCCCGACAAGGCACCGAATTTCGGTCCCATTTCTCGGGCAATTTCCAGCGTAGTGCGTTGGCGCTCATCCCAGTCCTTGGCCCGGTAAATCACCGAGCCCTGACCCACCGTGGGGTTGCCCATGCTGGCAAAAATACGGTCGAATTCAGGGTAAGACTGGCCAATTTTTTCCAGCACACGCGCATAGCGGTCAGTGAATTCCAGGGTCGAGCCGTCGGGCGCGTTGATGGTCGCCAAAATCGTGCCCCGGTCCTCCAGCGGCGCGAGTTCTTGCTTCATGGTCGGGTAGATGTAGGCAATGCCTGCCCCGCAGGCCAACATCACGAGCAACACCAACCATCGGGCACGGGTCAGAATCAGGCGCAATAGATTTTCATAACCGGTTGACAAGGCCGTGAGCCAGCGCTCCATGCTGTGGTCAAACCAGCCGGGGTTGGGGTTATGTCGCAGCAGTTTGCTGCTGAGCATGGGCGCCAAGGTCAAGGCCACAAAACCGGACACGATCACCGCCCCAGCCAATGCCAGGGCAAACTCGCCGAACAATTTGCCCGTTCGCCCAGGCGTGAAAGCCAGGGGCGCAAACACGGCCGCCAGTGTCATGGTCATGGCCACCACGGCAAAACTGATCTCGCGCACGCCTTTGATGGCGGCAGAAAACGGGTCCAACCCTTCTTCGATGTGCCGGTAAATGTTCTCCAACACCACGATCGCATCGTCCACCACCAAGCCAATGGCCAGCACCAGTGCCAGCAAGGTCAGGGTGTTGATGGTGAAACCCGCCAAAGCCATCATGGCAAAGGCGCCAATCAGGCTGACCGGGATGGTGATGATCGGGATGATGGACGCTCGCACAGTGCGCAAAAAGACAAAGATCACCAAAGCCACCAGCACCACAGCTTCGACGATCGTGCTGAACACGTTCTTGACGGAGCGGTCAATGAAGACCGAGTTGTCGTTGGCGATGTCGATGGTGATGTCCCCGGGCAAATCGGCCTTCAGACGGGGGATCATCTCGCGCACCCCAGTCGACAAGTCCAGCGGGTTGGCCGTGGCTTGGCGGATCACGCCGGCCGATATGGCCGATTGGCCGTTCAGGCGCACCAAGCTGCGGTCGTTGGCCGCGCCTTCCCGGATTTGCGCCACATCGCGCAACTTGACCGGAAAGCCATTCACACTGCGGATCACGATCTCGCCAAACTGTCCAGGGCGATTCAAATCGGTTTGAGAGGACACGCTGAATTCGCGGTTGGTCGACTCGATGCGCCCGGCCGGTAACTCCAGGTTGTTGCGGCGGATGGCGTCTTCCACGTCTTGCGGCGTGAGCTTGTAAGACGACAAGCGAGCGTGGTCGAGCGACACCAGCATGGCGTATTTGCGCTCGCCAAAAATGCGCACATCGGCCACGCCGGTCACGGTCTGCAGGCGCGGCTTGACCACACGGTTGACCAAATCGTTGATCTGCAAGGCGTTGAGTGTGTCGCTGGAAAAAGCCAGCCAAATCACCGGGAAGGCGTCGGCTTCCACCTTCGCAATGACGGGCTCTTCGATGGCCTGTGGCAATCGGTTGCGCACCCGAGACGTGCGGTCACGCACTTCGGCCGCGGCCGTGTCAGCGTCTTTTTCCAGCCGGAATCGGACCGTGATCTGGGACTGCTCGGCACGGCTGATGGAGGTGATCACATCCACCGCGTCGATGCCCGCAATCGAGTCCTCCAGCGGTTTGGTGACCTGCGACTCCACCACCTCGGCCGATGCGCCCACATAGCGGGTGGTGACGGTGACGGTGGGTTCGTCGATCTTGGGGTACTCGCGCAGCGAGAGGCTTTTGAAACTGACCGCACCGATCAGCAAGATCAGCAAGGACATGACGACCGCCAAGACTGGCCGCCGGATGGAAACTTCAGCGAGCTGCATCGGCACCCCTCAGGCAAGGGTTGGGACCCGACAGGGCCACAGGCTTGGCTGGCGGCTGTGCTGGCTTGGCCGAGGCACTGGGTGCGCCGGCAGCTGCAGGGGCTGGGCCACCCGGGACTGAGGCCGATGCGGCAGGCGCAGCCGATGCGCCAGCCGCTGGTGCGCCAGCCGGCGCCGGCCCACCAGCGGGACGGCCACCGCCAGGCTGTGACAAATCCACCACGCGCACAGCAGTGCCGTCTTTTTGCAAACGCTGATGACCTGCAGTCACCACGGTGTCGCCTGCGGCCAGGCCTTCCAGAATCTCGACCTTGCCCGGCAGGCGCAGGCCGACCTTGACCGCCACGCGTTCGGAGACCCGGACATCGGGCTTGTCTCCTGCCACGACTTTGACCACAAAGGTGCGACCGCCTTGCGGGATGATGGCCTCTTCAGGGATCACCAGCGCGTTGTCACGCACACCAAACACCACATTGACCCGGGCAAACATGCCCGGACGCAGTTGTTGTTGGCGGTTGTCGATGCAGCCCCTGACCCCCACAGAGCGGCCATTGGCCTCGATCAAGGGGTCCACCGCCTGAACGATGGCCGAGAAGGGGCGGCCCGGCAAGGCGTCCACCGTCAGCTGGGCCTTTTGTCCAGCCCGGATCTTGGCCTGAAAGCGCTCGGGCAAACGGAAATCGACCAGCACGGCATCGATGTCCTCGATGTTGACCATGTCGGCGCCGTCCTTGAGGTAATCACCCACGTTGATTTGCTTGAGACCAGTGATCCCGTCGAACGGGGCCAGCACTTTGAGGCGCTGCAAGGTGGCATCGGCCAAGGCCAGCTTGGCCCGCGA from the Limnohabitans sp. 2KL-27 genome contains:
- a CDS encoding efflux RND transporter permease subunit, which encodes MQLAEVSIRRPVLAVVMSLLILLIGAVSFKSLSLREYPKIDEPTVTVTTRYVGASAEVVESQVTKPLEDSIAGIDAVDVITSISRAEQSQITVRFRLEKDADTAAAEVRDRTSRVRNRLPQAIEEPVIAKVEADAFPVIWLAFSSDTLNALQINDLVNRVVKPRLQTVTGVADVRIFGERKYAMLVSLDHARLSSYKLTPQDVEDAIRRNNLELPAGRIESTNREFSVSSQTDLNRPGQFGEIVIRSVNGFPVKLRDVAQIREGAANDRSLVRLNGQSAISAGVIRQATANPLDLSTGVREMIPRLKADLPGDITIDIANDNSVFIDRSVKNVFSTIVEAVVLVALVIFVFLRTVRASIIPIITIPVSLIGAFAMMALAGFTINTLTLLALVLAIGLVVDDAIVVLENIYRHIEEGLDPFSAAIKGVREISFAVVAMTMTLAAVFAPLAFTPGRTGKLFGEFALALAGAVIVSGFVALTLAPMLSSKLLRHNPNPGWFDHSMERWLTALSTGYENLLRLILTRARWLVLLVMLACGAGIAYIYPTMKQELAPLEDRGTILATINAPDGSTLEFTDRYARVLEKIGQSYPEFDRIFASMGNPTVGQGSVIYRAKDWDERQRTTLEIAREMGPKFGALSGVNAFPITPPSLGQGFRERPLNFVIQTSDSYQNLSAVARQMMDEVAKNPGILQPDVDLRLNKPELRVEVDRVKAAELGVSIEVVAKTIETMLGGRVVTRYKRDAEQYDVIVQTLPSARNTPDDIDVIQVRGRNDTMIPLSSLVKVRESVSPRELNHFGQRRSVSITANLSPDYSLGEAIKFMDDTAAKVLKPGYTTELNGTSREFKSSQGALVIVFVLALFFIFLVLAAQFESFVDPFVIMLSVPLSTIGALLALKFTGGSLNVYSQIGLITLVGLITKHGILIVEFTNQLREQGMAMQEALIKASAQRLRPILMTTGAMVLGAVPLALATGAGAESRTQIGWVIVGGMSLGTLLAIFVVPTMYSLLARKVVPGPNKAVAMDDQLSH
- a CDS encoding efflux RND transporter periplasmic adaptor subunit, yielding MAYKKKYAVLALVGVGVASGAAWWLQNKGSASGEAAKPATTAAAPAGPARAPAVEVAKVDTMTLVDETQAVGSLRSRQGVMLRPEVGGRVQKIFFNDGQRVRKGQVLVQFEDQLQQAQLSQAKAELSIAEANHKRNQELVTQNFISKRSLDESGAALEVSRAKLALADATLQRLKVLAPFDGITGLKQINVGDYLKDGADMVNIEDIDAVLVDFRLPERFQAKIRAGQKAQLTVDALPGRPFSAIVQAVDPLIEANGRSVGVRGCIDNRQQQLRPGMFARVNVVFGVRDNALVIPEEAIIPQGGRTFVVKVVAGDKPDVRVSERVAVKVGLRLPGKVEILEGLAAGDTVVTAGHQRLQKDGTAVRVVDLSQPGGGRPAGGPAPAGAPAAGASAAPAASASVPGGPAPAAAGAPSASAKPAQPPAKPVALSGPNPCLRGADAAR